Genomic window (Synergistes jonesii):
GCTMCCTGCAGTCTATCTACGGTGTGGATGCCTCTGCTGAAATGATTTCGCGAATGACGGATCGAATTCTGCCGATTGCCAAAGAATGGCAGAACCGGCCGCTGGCCAAAAAGTATGCAGTCGTCTTTATGGACGCCGTGCATTTCAATGTGAGGCAGGACGGCCGAACCGTCAAGAAAGCCGTTTATGTTGCTATTGGGACAAGACTGGACGGGCATCGTGAAGTCCTTGGCCTGTGGGTCGGCGGAAATGAGAGCGCCAAGTACTGGGTCGGTGTCCTTAACGAGATCCGTAATCGCGGCACCGAAGATATTTTCATTATCTCCGTCGACGGCCTGACAGGCTTTGCAGATGCGATAAGCGCCGTATATCCCAAGGCCGAAATCCAGCGCTGCATTGTCCATCAGATCCGTTACACGACAAAATTCGTCTCTTACAAGGACATTAAGGCTTTTATGAATGATTTGAAGGGTGTCTATCAGGCTCCTACACTGGAGCAGGCCGAGGAAGGGCTTGACAGACTTGAAGAGAAGTGGGGCTCGAAATACCCGTCTTCGGTAGCGAGCTGGCGGAACAACTGGCCTCAGTTATCCGCTTATTTCAAGTATCCCTATGAGCTGCGCCGGATGATCTATACGACAAACCAGATCGAGAACTACAACCGGCAGCTCAGGAAAGTGACAAAAACACGTACGATCTTCCCCTCAGACGACGCCCTTCTCAAGCTCCTTTATCTTGCGACGATGGACATCACTGAAAAGTGGACCGGCAGGGACAGGGACTGGAGTAAAATTCTGTCACAGCTGTGCATTTACTTTGAGGAACGCATAGAACCCGGAGATCTGGAATAGCCCTAAACGCCTATAAGAAAAGTCCGGGCTGCAGTCCATTGACAGCCCGGATAGCGTATGTCATTATGGTGATACTGAAGCAGTAACGGTAACCCTTTGATGTCTTACATCGATCCAGGGGCAAGGGGTTTACACAGAATAAGTTACACTACCTTGATGGTCTTACATCGATCCAGGGGCAAGGGGTTTACACAGAATAAGTTACACTACCCGTAGCCGAGATGATCGTCCATCTCGGCTTCCATCATCTCTTTGATTGTCCCGCCAAGAAGGTCCTTCAGTGCATCCTGGATGTCCTCTGCGGACTCAATGTCATACTCCTCCAGAAGCTGGCGGATAATGTTCCGTTTACCCTCTGTCATCTGAACGTGGTGAACTGGTTTTTTCTCTCTGCGTGACATATGTAAAGCCCTCCTATGATTTAGAGTTTATCATAGAAGACCCTGCTCTTATATATTTACAGACTTGCTTTCACAGGCTCTGCCCAGCCGTCCTTGTATTTTGCAGGCCGGATGCAGGACTGACGCTGAGCGGTCGAAAGCCCGATCAGGCGTCCCGCTTGGCGGAGGATGCATGAAGCCCGCCGCCAAGCCTCGACATACTACACAGCCGGGGTTATCTTGTAGACGATGCGGCGGCATTGAAGCCGCTGCCGCCATGAAAATATCTCGCTCTATCTGAAATGCCTGCGAGTGCTTACACAAAATTTTTTGCGCTACCTGGTTTTATAGAATCCTTTTTAAATAAATCATGTCAACTAACTGTTTCCCATCTTCATACATAGGGTGGTCGTAATTGTCTATAAAAAAATTTTTAACAATATGCGATTTTTCAAAACCACATCTTTCGTAGAAACGGAGTATCTTATAACAATCGCCTGTTCCAACATATAACTCACTACCAAACTTCTTATAGTAATCAGCGATAAATGAGATCAGATATCGTCCATATCCTTTGCGTTGATATTTAGGAACAGTAACGATATTTTTAATTTCATATACGCTGGGTTGCTCATGTGTCACAATACAAATCGCCTTAATATCTCCATCACACAAGGCAAACATATCACCGCGATACAAATATTTCTCTATCATACTTACCTGTTCATCTGCAATAAGCAGTAAATCCATGTACTTTGTTTTATCGCTATCAATAATTTTTACAATTTTCACTCGCTATTTTTCCTTTTCTCTGTAATCTTTACACATCAATTATACCCTTTTCATTTTTCAATGGTGGAACATACATCATCATAAAAAATAGATGTGTCAATTTGTAACATGACACATCTGGTTAATTGTAAAATGAAGTTACATAGATAAAGATTTCACTGCCGGATAGAGAGATATGCAGCAAATATCCTGTAGAATTATTTCGCCCAAGACAAAAGCTACGGAAGAGATCGCTACGAATCTCAGAGATGTTTACCACAGGAGCGGGAGGCCGCAGAAAAGAAGCTATCTGTACTTTGCTCAGAGTTGACTATAAGAAATTCGTTTCGAAGCAATTGTCAGGACAAGCCGCGAAGGAAGTATTTTAGAAAGATAGACCCCAAGAAGCTTGAAGATTTTCTTCGGGAACGTCCGAACGCCTATCTCAGAGAAGCGGCGGAAATATTCGGCTGCTCCAAGGCCGCCGTATCTAAAGCACTAAAACGCATGCATTATACTAAGAAAAAAAGACCGTAACATACAAAGAACAAGACGCCCGAAAATTAGCGGAGTATCTGTATAAAATCAAAGATATACCGCCTGATACGATCGCATATATAGACGAGACAGGTATAGACAGATATATCTACAGGCAGCGGGCATGGTCCCTGCGTGGGGCTCCGGTTTACGGTAAAGTGAGCGGACGTAAATACAGGCGCACGGGAATAGCCGCCGCATTGATCCGCGGTGTACTGGCGGCTCCGATGTAGTACGACGGCACTATGGACGGAGAACTGTTTGAAGCGTGGTTCCGAGACTTTTTATGTCCGGAGTTGTCAAAAGGCAGCACGATAATAATGGATAATGCATCGTTCCATCGCAAGAAGAAAGTTGAAAACATAGCAAACGGTTTTGGGCATAAAGTAATATTCCTGCCGCCTTACTCGCCGGAGCTGAACCCGATCGAACATTGTTGGTCTGCTTTGAAGAGACGCATGCAGGGCGTAATGAAATATATGCCGTCGTTCGATTCCGCCCTGCGTTATTGCATACAAGTTGAATGACTATATGCACGGAGAGACAATAAAAGGCCGCCGCGAAGCTAAAAAACGGCTCGACGCGGCAGCCTTCTTGTGTTTTATTTGTTTTCCACGTCCGTCAGTGGCTCCTGACTATCTCTTTTATCACCATCAGGCGCGAGAGCGTCGAGCGCTCCATCTCTTCGAGCTTCATCGAGATCGAGCGGATCGCCTCGCCGTACGACGGTATCATGACGTGTTCGAGGGCGTTGACGCGGCGGCGCGTCCTCTCTATTTCGAGCGCCATCGACTGCACGGCCTTTTCTTCGGCCGCGAGCCGGACGAGCTTCGGCATGACGCCGAGAAATTTATCGAGGGCCACGTCGAGGCTTCCGGGGGAGGTCGCGAAACCGTAGCTGAGTTCTGCGTTCTGCTTGGGGAATTCGTACTCCGGCACGCGTACGCTCATCACGTTTTTGTAGCTGACGCCGACTTTGAGGTCGCCGCCGGCCATCATTAGAGTCTGTTCGAGCATCTGAGGCAGCGTTTGAGCGCGCGCCATAAGGAAGCCTCCGTAGCATCCTCCGAGTTCGCTTTCGACTTCTTTGCGCAGAGAGTACACGGCCCTCGCGCGGACAAGGAATTCCTTGACGAGC
Coding sequences:
- a CDS encoding IS256 family transposase, encoding XLQSIYGVDASAEMISRMTDRILPIAKEWQNRPLAKKYAVVFMDAVHFNVRQDGRTVKKAVYVAIGTRLDGHREVLGLWVGGNESAKYWVGVLNEIRNRGTEDIFIISVDGLTGFADAISAVYPKAEIQRCIVHQIRYTTKFVSYKDIKAFMNDLKGVYQAPTLEQAEEGLDRLEEKWGSKYPSSVASWRNNWPQLSAYFKYPYELRRMIYTTNQIENYNRQLRKVTKTRTIFPSDDALLKLLYLATMDITEKWTGRDRDWSKILSQLCIYFEERIEPGDLE
- a CDS encoding GNAT family N-acetyltransferase, which translates into the protein MKIVKIIDSDKTKYMDLLLIADEQVSMIEKYLYRGDMFALCDGDIKAICIVTHEQPSVYEIKNIVTVPKYQRKGYGRYLISFIADYYKKFGSELYVGTGDCYKILRFYERCGFEKSHIVKNFFIDNYDHPMYEDGKQLVDMIYLKRIL
- a CDS encoding IS630 transposase-related protein, with the translated sequence MTIRNSFRSNCQDKPRRKYFRKIDPKKLEDFLRERPNAYLREAAEIFGCSKAAVSKALKRMHYTKKKRP
- a CDS encoding transposase; translation: MDGELFEAWFRDFLCPELSKGSTIIMDNASFHRKKKVENIANGFGHKVIFLPPYSPELNPIEHCWSALKRRMQGVMKYMPSFDSALRYCIQVE
- a CDS encoding V-type ATP synthase subunit D, giving the protein MAKALNVNPNRMELSRLKRLLVVAKRGHKLLKDKQDALVKEFLVRARAVYSLRKEVESELGGCYGGFLMARAQTLPQMLEQTLMMAGGDLKVGVSYKNVMSVRVPEYEFPKQNAELSYGFATSPGSLDVALDKFLGVMPKLVRLAAEEKAVQSMALEIERTRRRVNALEHVMIPSYGEAIRSISMKLEEMERSTLSRLMVIKEIVRSH